In the Anser cygnoides isolate HZ-2024a breed goose chromosome 27, Taihu_goose_T2T_genome, whole genome shotgun sequence genome, one interval contains:
- the PTBP1 gene encoding polypyrimidine tract-binding protein 1 isoform X1 has protein sequence MDGIVQDITVGTKRGSDELFSTCVTNGPFIMSSNSSSAANGNDSKKFKGDSRSAGVPSRVIHVRKLPSDVTEAEVISLGLPFGKVTNLLMLKGKNQAFIEMNTEEAANTMVNYYTTVTPVLRSQPIYIQFSNHKELKTDNSPNQARAQAALQAVNSVQSGNLALSASAAAVDAGMAMAGQSPVLRIIVENLFYPVTLDVLHQIFSKFGTVLKIITFTKNNQFQALLQYADPMSAQHAKLSLDGQNIYNACCTLRIDFSKLTSLNVKYNNDKSRDYTRPDLPSGDNQPSLDQTMAAAFGAPGIISASPYAGAGFPPTFAIPQAAGTVLRLSVPNVHGALAPLAIPSAAAAAAAAGRIAIPGLTGAGNSVLLVSNLNPERVTPQCLFILFGVYGDVQRVKILFNKKENALVQMADGNQAQLAMSHLNGQKLHGKPIRITLSKHQTVQLPREGQEDHGLTKDYGNSPLHRFKKPGSKNFQNIFPPSATLHLSNIPPSITEEDLKMLFSSNGGMVKGFKFFQKDRKMALIQMGSVEEAIQSLIDLHNHDLGENHHLRVSFSKSTI, from the exons cgGGGATCTGACGAGCTTTTCTCTACTTGTGTTACTAACGGACCCTTTATCATGAGCAGCAACTCTTCTTCTGCAG CTAATGGAAACGACAGCAAAAAATTCAAAGGTGATAGTAGAAGTGCTGGGGTCCCGTCCCGAGTAATCCACGTCCGTAAGCTGCCCAGTGACGTTACAGAGGCAGAGGTCATTTCTCTGGGCTTACCTTTTGGCAAGGTCACCAATCTTCTGatgttgaaaggaaaaaatcag GCTTTCATAGAAATGAATACAGAGGAGGCAGCCAACACCATGGTAAACTACTACACCACAGTCACTCCAGTCCTTCGAAGCCAGCCCATCTATATCCAGTTCTCCAACCACAAGGAGCTTAAGACAGACAACTCTCCAAACCAAGCA CGTGCCcaagcagctctgcaagcaGTGAATTCTGTTCAGTCGGGAAACCTAGCGCTGTcagcctctgctgcagcagttgATGCAGGAATGGCAATGGCTGGCCAGAGCCCTGTCCTGAGGATCATTGTTGAGAATCTCTTCTATCCTGTCACTCTAGATGTTCTGCATCAG attttttccaaatttgGTACAGTCTTGAAAATCATCACATTCACAAAGAACAACCAATTTCAGGCTCTGTTACAGTATGCTGACCCAATGAGTGCTCAGCATGCCAAACTG tCTTTGGATGGACAGAATATCTACAATGCCTGTTGTACACTGCGCATAGATTTCTCAAAGCTCACAAGTCTCAATGTAAAATACAATAATGATAAAAGCAGAGATTACACACGGCCAGACCTACCTTCCGGGGATAACCAGCCCTCTCTCGATCAGACCATGGCAGCTGCTTTTG GTGCCCCAGGAATAATTTCTGCCTCTCCATATGCGGGGGCTGGCTTTCCTCCTACCTTTGCAATTCCTCAGGCTGCAGGTACTGTACTTC GCTTGTCAGTTCCCAATGTTCATGGAGCACTAGCTCCTTTGGCTATCccatcagcagcagctgcagcggctgcagcaGGACGGATTGCCATTCCCGGCCTCACTGGGGCAGGGAACTCTGTTCTGCTGGTTAGCAATCTGAATCCTGAG AGAGTTACACCCCAATGCCTCTTTATTCTTTTCG GAGTCTATGGTGATGTGCAGAGGgtgaagattttatttaataagaaaGAGAATGCCCTAGTTCAGATGGCTGATGGAAACCAGGCTCAGCTTG CTATGAGCCATTTAAACGGTCAGAAGCTTCATGGGAAGCCAATCCGTATAACATTGTCCAAGCATCAGACAGTGCAACTTCCCCGTGAAGGACAGGAAGACCACGGTCTGACTAAGGACTATGGAAATTCTCCTTTACATCGTTTCAAGAAACCAGGCTCCAAAAATTTCCAGAACATCTTCCCCCCTTCTGCCACTCTTCATCTGTCTAATATTCC ACCTTCAATAACTGAAGAAGACCTCAAGATGTTATTCTCAAGCAATGGTGGGATGGTCAAAGGATTCAAATTCTTCCA GAAGGACCGTAAAATGGCTTTGATCCAGATGGGCTCTGTGGAAGAAGCCATTCAATCACTCATTGACCTCCATAATCATGACCTGGGAGAGAATCACCACCTGCGTGTGTCCTTCTCAAAGTCCACCATTTAA
- the PTBP1 gene encoding polypyrimidine tract-binding protein 1 isoform X2, which translates to MDGIVQDITVGTKRGSDELFSTCVTNGPFIMSSNSSSAANGNDSKKFKGDSRSAGVPSRVIHVRKLPSDVTEAEVISLGLPFGKVTNLLMLKGKNQAFIEMNTEEAANTMVNYYTTVTPVLRSQPIYIQFSNHKELKTDNSPNQARAQAALQAVNSVQSGNLALSASAAAVDAGMAMAGQSPVLRIIVENLFYPVTLDVLHQIFSKFGTVLKIITFTKNNQFQALLQYADPMSAQHAKLSLDGQNIYNACCTLRIDFSKLTSLNVKYNNDKSRDYTRPDLPSGDNQPSLDQTMAAAFGAPGIISASPYAGAGFPPTFAIPQAAGLSVPNVHGALAPLAIPSAAAAAAAAGRIAIPGLTGAGNSVLLVSNLNPERVTPQCLFILFGVYGDVQRVKILFNKKENALVQMADGNQAQLAMSHLNGQKLHGKPIRITLSKHQTVQLPREGQEDHGLTKDYGNSPLHRFKKPGSKNFQNIFPPSATLHLSNIPPSITEEDLKMLFSSNGGMVKGFKFFQKDRKMALIQMGSVEEAIQSLIDLHNHDLGENHHLRVSFSKSTI; encoded by the exons cgGGGATCTGACGAGCTTTTCTCTACTTGTGTTACTAACGGACCCTTTATCATGAGCAGCAACTCTTCTTCTGCAG CTAATGGAAACGACAGCAAAAAATTCAAAGGTGATAGTAGAAGTGCTGGGGTCCCGTCCCGAGTAATCCACGTCCGTAAGCTGCCCAGTGACGTTACAGAGGCAGAGGTCATTTCTCTGGGCTTACCTTTTGGCAAGGTCACCAATCTTCTGatgttgaaaggaaaaaatcag GCTTTCATAGAAATGAATACAGAGGAGGCAGCCAACACCATGGTAAACTACTACACCACAGTCACTCCAGTCCTTCGAAGCCAGCCCATCTATATCCAGTTCTCCAACCACAAGGAGCTTAAGACAGACAACTCTCCAAACCAAGCA CGTGCCcaagcagctctgcaagcaGTGAATTCTGTTCAGTCGGGAAACCTAGCGCTGTcagcctctgctgcagcagttgATGCAGGAATGGCAATGGCTGGCCAGAGCCCTGTCCTGAGGATCATTGTTGAGAATCTCTTCTATCCTGTCACTCTAGATGTTCTGCATCAG attttttccaaatttgGTACAGTCTTGAAAATCATCACATTCACAAAGAACAACCAATTTCAGGCTCTGTTACAGTATGCTGACCCAATGAGTGCTCAGCATGCCAAACTG tCTTTGGATGGACAGAATATCTACAATGCCTGTTGTACACTGCGCATAGATTTCTCAAAGCTCACAAGTCTCAATGTAAAATACAATAATGATAAAAGCAGAGATTACACACGGCCAGACCTACCTTCCGGGGATAACCAGCCCTCTCTCGATCAGACCATGGCAGCTGCTTTTG GTGCCCCAGGAATAATTTCTGCCTCTCCATATGCGGGGGCTGGCTTTCCTCCTACCTTTGCAATTCCTCAGGCTGCAG GCTTGTCAGTTCCCAATGTTCATGGAGCACTAGCTCCTTTGGCTATCccatcagcagcagctgcagcggctgcagcaGGACGGATTGCCATTCCCGGCCTCACTGGGGCAGGGAACTCTGTTCTGCTGGTTAGCAATCTGAATCCTGAG AGAGTTACACCCCAATGCCTCTTTATTCTTTTCG GAGTCTATGGTGATGTGCAGAGGgtgaagattttatttaataagaaaGAGAATGCCCTAGTTCAGATGGCTGATGGAAACCAGGCTCAGCTTG CTATGAGCCATTTAAACGGTCAGAAGCTTCATGGGAAGCCAATCCGTATAACATTGTCCAAGCATCAGACAGTGCAACTTCCCCGTGAAGGACAGGAAGACCACGGTCTGACTAAGGACTATGGAAATTCTCCTTTACATCGTTTCAAGAAACCAGGCTCCAAAAATTTCCAGAACATCTTCCCCCCTTCTGCCACTCTTCATCTGTCTAATATTCC ACCTTCAATAACTGAAGAAGACCTCAAGATGTTATTCTCAAGCAATGGTGGGATGGTCAAAGGATTCAAATTCTTCCA GAAGGACCGTAAAATGGCTTTGATCCAGATGGGCTCTGTGGAAGAAGCCATTCAATCACTCATTGACCTCCATAATCATGACCTGGGAGAGAATCACCACCTGCGTGTGTCCTTCTCAAAGTCCACCATTTAA
- the PTBP1 gene encoding polypyrimidine tract-binding protein 1 isoform X3 has protein sequence MLRRGSDELFSTCVTNGPFIMSSNSSSAANGNDSKKFKGDSRSAGVPSRVIHVRKLPSDVTEAEVISLGLPFGKVTNLLMLKGKNQAFIEMNTEEAANTMVNYYTTVTPVLRSQPIYIQFSNHKELKTDNSPNQARAQAALQAVNSVQSGNLALSASAAAVDAGMAMAGQSPVLRIIVENLFYPVTLDVLHQIFSKFGTVLKIITFTKNNQFQALLQYADPMSAQHAKLSLDGQNIYNACCTLRIDFSKLTSLNVKYNNDKSRDYTRPDLPSGDNQPSLDQTMAAAFGAPGIISASPYAGAGFPPTFAIPQAAGTVLRLSVPNVHGALAPLAIPSAAAAAAAAGRIAIPGLTGAGNSVLLVSNLNPERVTPQCLFILFGVYGDVQRVKILFNKKENALVQMADGNQAQLAMSHLNGQKLHGKPIRITLSKHQTVQLPREGQEDHGLTKDYGNSPLHRFKKPGSKNFQNIFPPSATLHLSNIPPSITEEDLKMLFSSNGGMVKGFKFFQKDRKMALIQMGSVEEAIQSLIDLHNHDLGENHHLRVSFSKSTI, from the exons cgGGGATCTGACGAGCTTTTCTCTACTTGTGTTACTAACGGACCCTTTATCATGAGCAGCAACTCTTCTTCTGCAG CTAATGGAAACGACAGCAAAAAATTCAAAGGTGATAGTAGAAGTGCTGGGGTCCCGTCCCGAGTAATCCACGTCCGTAAGCTGCCCAGTGACGTTACAGAGGCAGAGGTCATTTCTCTGGGCTTACCTTTTGGCAAGGTCACCAATCTTCTGatgttgaaaggaaaaaatcag GCTTTCATAGAAATGAATACAGAGGAGGCAGCCAACACCATGGTAAACTACTACACCACAGTCACTCCAGTCCTTCGAAGCCAGCCCATCTATATCCAGTTCTCCAACCACAAGGAGCTTAAGACAGACAACTCTCCAAACCAAGCA CGTGCCcaagcagctctgcaagcaGTGAATTCTGTTCAGTCGGGAAACCTAGCGCTGTcagcctctgctgcagcagttgATGCAGGAATGGCAATGGCTGGCCAGAGCCCTGTCCTGAGGATCATTGTTGAGAATCTCTTCTATCCTGTCACTCTAGATGTTCTGCATCAG attttttccaaatttgGTACAGTCTTGAAAATCATCACATTCACAAAGAACAACCAATTTCAGGCTCTGTTACAGTATGCTGACCCAATGAGTGCTCAGCATGCCAAACTG tCTTTGGATGGACAGAATATCTACAATGCCTGTTGTACACTGCGCATAGATTTCTCAAAGCTCACAAGTCTCAATGTAAAATACAATAATGATAAAAGCAGAGATTACACACGGCCAGACCTACCTTCCGGGGATAACCAGCCCTCTCTCGATCAGACCATGGCAGCTGCTTTTG GTGCCCCAGGAATAATTTCTGCCTCTCCATATGCGGGGGCTGGCTTTCCTCCTACCTTTGCAATTCCTCAGGCTGCAGGTACTGTACTTC GCTTGTCAGTTCCCAATGTTCATGGAGCACTAGCTCCTTTGGCTATCccatcagcagcagctgcagcggctgcagcaGGACGGATTGCCATTCCCGGCCTCACTGGGGCAGGGAACTCTGTTCTGCTGGTTAGCAATCTGAATCCTGAG AGAGTTACACCCCAATGCCTCTTTATTCTTTTCG GAGTCTATGGTGATGTGCAGAGGgtgaagattttatttaataagaaaGAGAATGCCCTAGTTCAGATGGCTGATGGAAACCAGGCTCAGCTTG CTATGAGCCATTTAAACGGTCAGAAGCTTCATGGGAAGCCAATCCGTATAACATTGTCCAAGCATCAGACAGTGCAACTTCCCCGTGAAGGACAGGAAGACCACGGTCTGACTAAGGACTATGGAAATTCTCCTTTACATCGTTTCAAGAAACCAGGCTCCAAAAATTTCCAGAACATCTTCCCCCCTTCTGCCACTCTTCATCTGTCTAATATTCC ACCTTCAATAACTGAAGAAGACCTCAAGATGTTATTCTCAAGCAATGGTGGGATGGTCAAAGGATTCAAATTCTTCCA GAAGGACCGTAAAATGGCTTTGATCCAGATGGGCTCTGTGGAAGAAGCCATTCAATCACTCATTGACCTCCATAATCATGACCTGGGAGAGAATCACCACCTGCGTGTGTCCTTCTCAAAGTCCACCATTTAA
- the PTBP1 gene encoding polypyrimidine tract-binding protein 1 isoform X4, producing the protein MSSNSSSAANGNDSKKFKGDSRSAGVPSRVIHVRKLPSDVTEAEVISLGLPFGKVTNLLMLKGKNQAFIEMNTEEAANTMVNYYTTVTPVLRSQPIYIQFSNHKELKTDNSPNQARAQAALQAVNSVQSGNLALSASAAAVDAGMAMAGQSPVLRIIVENLFYPVTLDVLHQIFSKFGTVLKIITFTKNNQFQALLQYADPMSAQHAKLSLDGQNIYNACCTLRIDFSKLTSLNVKYNNDKSRDYTRPDLPSGDNQPSLDQTMAAAFGAPGIISASPYAGAGFPPTFAIPQAAGTVLRLSVPNVHGALAPLAIPSAAAAAAAAGRIAIPGLTGAGNSVLLVSNLNPERVTPQCLFILFGVYGDVQRVKILFNKKENALVQMADGNQAQLAMSHLNGQKLHGKPIRITLSKHQTVQLPREGQEDHGLTKDYGNSPLHRFKKPGSKNFQNIFPPSATLHLSNIPPSITEEDLKMLFSSNGGMVKGFKFFQKDRKMALIQMGSVEEAIQSLIDLHNHDLGENHHLRVSFSKSTI; encoded by the exons ATGAGCAGCAACTCTTCTTCTGCAG CTAATGGAAACGACAGCAAAAAATTCAAAGGTGATAGTAGAAGTGCTGGGGTCCCGTCCCGAGTAATCCACGTCCGTAAGCTGCCCAGTGACGTTACAGAGGCAGAGGTCATTTCTCTGGGCTTACCTTTTGGCAAGGTCACCAATCTTCTGatgttgaaaggaaaaaatcag GCTTTCATAGAAATGAATACAGAGGAGGCAGCCAACACCATGGTAAACTACTACACCACAGTCACTCCAGTCCTTCGAAGCCAGCCCATCTATATCCAGTTCTCCAACCACAAGGAGCTTAAGACAGACAACTCTCCAAACCAAGCA CGTGCCcaagcagctctgcaagcaGTGAATTCTGTTCAGTCGGGAAACCTAGCGCTGTcagcctctgctgcagcagttgATGCAGGAATGGCAATGGCTGGCCAGAGCCCTGTCCTGAGGATCATTGTTGAGAATCTCTTCTATCCTGTCACTCTAGATGTTCTGCATCAG attttttccaaatttgGTACAGTCTTGAAAATCATCACATTCACAAAGAACAACCAATTTCAGGCTCTGTTACAGTATGCTGACCCAATGAGTGCTCAGCATGCCAAACTG tCTTTGGATGGACAGAATATCTACAATGCCTGTTGTACACTGCGCATAGATTTCTCAAAGCTCACAAGTCTCAATGTAAAATACAATAATGATAAAAGCAGAGATTACACACGGCCAGACCTACCTTCCGGGGATAACCAGCCCTCTCTCGATCAGACCATGGCAGCTGCTTTTG GTGCCCCAGGAATAATTTCTGCCTCTCCATATGCGGGGGCTGGCTTTCCTCCTACCTTTGCAATTCCTCAGGCTGCAGGTACTGTACTTC GCTTGTCAGTTCCCAATGTTCATGGAGCACTAGCTCCTTTGGCTATCccatcagcagcagctgcagcggctgcagcaGGACGGATTGCCATTCCCGGCCTCACTGGGGCAGGGAACTCTGTTCTGCTGGTTAGCAATCTGAATCCTGAG AGAGTTACACCCCAATGCCTCTTTATTCTTTTCG GAGTCTATGGTGATGTGCAGAGGgtgaagattttatttaataagaaaGAGAATGCCCTAGTTCAGATGGCTGATGGAAACCAGGCTCAGCTTG CTATGAGCCATTTAAACGGTCAGAAGCTTCATGGGAAGCCAATCCGTATAACATTGTCCAAGCATCAGACAGTGCAACTTCCCCGTGAAGGACAGGAAGACCACGGTCTGACTAAGGACTATGGAAATTCTCCTTTACATCGTTTCAAGAAACCAGGCTCCAAAAATTTCCAGAACATCTTCCCCCCTTCTGCCACTCTTCATCTGTCTAATATTCC ACCTTCAATAACTGAAGAAGACCTCAAGATGTTATTCTCAAGCAATGGTGGGATGGTCAAAGGATTCAAATTCTTCCA GAAGGACCGTAAAATGGCTTTGATCCAGATGGGCTCTGTGGAAGAAGCCATTCAATCACTCATTGACCTCCATAATCATGACCTGGGAGAGAATCACCACCTGCGTGTGTCCTTCTCAAAGTCCACCATTTAA
- the PLPPR3 gene encoding phospholipid phosphatase-related protein type 3, which translates to MISPKDKAKAPKDSMTLLPCFYFVELPIVASSIVTLYFLELTDLFKPAKVGFQCYDRALSMPYVETNEELIPLLMLLSLAFAAPAASIMVGEGIVYCLQSRLKGRAGAEGSINAGGCNFNSFLRRTVRFVGVHVFGLCATALVTDVIQLATGYHAPFFLTVCKPNYTLLGTPCDANPYITQDICSGTDKHAILSARKTFPSQHATLSAFAAVYVSMYFNSIISDSTKLLKPILVFAFAIAAGICGLTQITQYRSHPADVYVGFLIGSGIAAYLAYHAVGNFRAPTERAPAPAPAKDALRALTQRGHDSVYHQNKSVSTDELNPQTRLEEAARPVPREKNSLGSLKRASVDVDLLAPRSPMGKENMVTFSNTLPRVNTPSMDDPARRHMTIHVPVDASRSKQLITEWKQKSLEGRSMTLAEEAGALGRGAGDADEDVPPSLYPTVQARPAERAAMGPRVLIQPRPGASQLVHIPEESQAGAGGAAGGGAAVRAKWVMVAEKGGAQRVANPPRLMQVIAMSKQQSMVSVTPKHSETSSSSTSSDSSQYRSPSERDSSSIITIDAHAPHHPVVHLSAGNGPWEWKSAQKGPEGPDAYELGEMGKDFRGFRPAKSAGVSPGSSVSDIEQDEPRYGSLATINVVAGGGGERGDGPPEGLLGTASRESTLRRKPAEKDGHTDSEADSYYRKMQAGRRFKD; encoded by the exons ATGATCTCCCCGAAGGACAAGGCCAAGGCGCCCAAGGACAGCATGACGCTCCTCCCCTGCTTCTACTTCGTGGAG ctgcccatCGTGGCCTCCTCCATCGTGACGCTGTACTTCCTGGAGCTGACCGACCTCTTCAAGCCGGCCAAGGTGGGCTTCCAGTGCTACGACCGGGCGCTCTCCATGCCCTACGTGGAGACCAACGAGGAGCTCATCCCGCTGCTCATGCTGCTCAGCCTGGCCTTCGCAGCCCCTGCCGCCTCG ATCATGGTCGGGGAGGGCATCGTGTACTGCCTGCAGTCCAGGCTGAAGGGACGCGCCGGTGCCGAGGGCAGCATCAACGCCGGCGGCTGCAACTTCAACTCCTTCCTGCGCAGGACCGTAAGGTTTGTGG gcGTCCACGTGTTCGGGCTCTGTGCCACCGCCCTGGTGACGGACGTGATCCAGCTGGCCACCGGCTACCACGCGCCCTTCTTCCTGACCGTCTGCAAGCCCAACTACACTCTGCTGGGCACCCCCTGCGACGCCAACCCCTACATCACCCAGGACATCTGCTCGGGCACGGACAAGCACGCCATCCTGTCCGCCAG GAAGACGTTCCCGTCTCAGCACGCGACGCTGTCGGCGTTCGCTGCCGTCTACGTCTCG atgtaTTTCAACTCCATCATCTCGGACAGCACCAAACTCCTCAAGCCCATCCTGGTCTTCGCCTTCGCCATCGCCGCCGGCATCTGCGGCCTGACGCAGATCACGCAGTACCGCAGCCACCCCGCCGACGTCTACGTGGGCTTCCTGATCGGCTCGGGCATCGCCGCCTACCTG GCGTACCACGCCGTGGGCAACTTCCGCGCCCCCACGGAGAGGGCCCCGGCACCGGCGCCGGCCAAGGACGCGCTGCGGGCGCTGACGCAGCGGGGCCACGACTCCGTGTACCACCAGAACAAGTCGGTGAGCACCGATGAGCTGAACCCGCAGACGCGGCTGGAGGAGGCGGCGCGGCCGGTGCCGCGGGAGAAGaactccctgggcagcctgaagCGCGCCAGCGTGGACGTGGACCTGCtggccccccgcagccccatgGGCAAGGAGAACATGGTGACCTTCAGCAACACCCTGCCCCGCGTCAACACCCCCTCCATGGACGACCCCGCGCGGCGCCACATGACCATCCACGTCCCCGTGGACGCCTCCCGCTCCAAGCAGCTCATCACGGAGTGGAAGCAGAAGTCTCTGGAGGGCCGCAGCATGACGCTGGCGGAGGAGGCGGGCGCGCtgggccggggggccggggacGCCGACGAGGACGTGCCCCCATCGCTCTACCCCACGGTGCAGGCGCGCCCGGCCGAGCGGGCGGCCATGGGGCCCCGCGTCCTCATCCAGCCCCGGCCGGGCGCCTCGCAGCTGGTGCACATCCCCGAGGAGAGCCAGGCGGGCGCcggcggggcggccggcggcggggcggccgtgCGGGCCAAGTGGGTGATGGTGGCGGAGAAGGGGGGGGCGCAGCGGGTGGCCAACCCCCCGCGCCTCATGCAGGTCATCGCCATGTCCAAGCAGCAGAGCATGGTGTCCGTCACCCCCAAGCACTCGGAGACGTCCTCGTCCTCCACCAGCTCCGACTCGTCGCAGTACCGCTCGCCCTCCGAGCGGGACAGCTCCAGCATCATCACCATCGACGCCCACGCGCCCCACCACCCCGTCGTCCACCTCTCCGCCGGCAACGGGCCCTGGGAGTGGAAGTCGGCCCAGAAGGGGCCGGAGGGGCCGGACGCCTACGAGCTGGGCGAGATGGGCAAGGATTTCCGGGGCTTCCGCCCGGCCAAGAGCGCTGGCGTGTCCCCCGGCTCCTCTGTCAGCGACATCGAGCAGGATGAGCCGCGCTACGGCAGCCTGGCCACCATCAACGTGgtggcggggggcggcggggagcggggggacgGCCCCCCCGAGGGGCTGCTGGGCACGGCCAGCCGGGAGTCCACGCTGCGGAGGAAGCCGGCCGAGAAGGATGGGCACACGGACAGCGAGGCCGACAGCTACTACAGGAAAATGCAAGCCGGCCGGAGGTTTAAGGACTGa
- the CFD gene encoding complement factor D — translation MGPCPAPVLVLTLLLLLGAVVNAQPRGRILGGYEAKPHLRPYMASLQLDGQHVCGGFLIAEQWVLSAAHCTEGTNGKLFQVLLGAHSLTEPEPHKRLYRVRAQIPHPGSNIHNNRDDLLLLQLEEKAELNAHVKVLPFRREDRDVEADTVCEAAGWGTVTHSGRRPDKLQQVERPVISRDLCNHRTRHDHTITEKMMCTDSHKKDTCKGDSGGPLVCNGVAEGVVTAGSRVCGNYKKPAIYTRIAPYADWIDGVMASAARAEAGDGAAR, via the exons ATGGGGCCGTGTCCTGCTCCCGTCCTCGTCCTcactctgctcctgctgctgggggctgtggtgaatg CGCAGCCCCGGGGACGGATCCTGGGGGGCTACGAGGCCAAGCCCCACCTGCGGCCGTACATGGCCTCGCTGCAGCTGGACGGGCAGCACGTCTGCGGGGGCTTCCTCATCGCAGAGCAGTGGGTGCTGAGCGCCGCGCACTGCACCGAGGGGAC GAACGGCAAGCTCTTCCAGGTCCTGCTGGGAGCCCACTCGCTGACCGAGCCGGAGCCCCACAAGCGCCTGTACCGGGTGCGCGCGCAGATCCCCCACCCCGGCAGCAACATCCACAACAACAGGGACgacctcctgctcctccag ctggaggagaaagcGGAGCTGAACGCGCACGTGAAGGTGCTGCCCTTCCGGCGGGAGGACAGGGACGTTGAGGCCGACACGGTGTGCGAGGCCGCGGGCTGGGGCACCGTCACCCACAGCGGCCGGCGGCCGGACAAGCTCCAGCAGGTGGAGCGGCCGGTGATCAGCCGCGACCTCTGCAACCACCGCACCCGCCACGACCACACCATCACCGAGAAGATGATGTGCACCGACTCCCACAAGAAGGACACCTGCAAG GGAGACTCCGGGGGCCCCCTGGTCTGCAACGGCGTGGCCGAAGGGGTGGTGACGGCCGGCTCCCGGGTCTGCGGCAACTACAAGAAGCCCGCCATCTACACCCGCATCGCCCCGTACGCTGACTGGATCGACGGCGTCATGGCCTCCGCGGCCAGGGCCGAGGCCGGGGACGGGGCCGCTCGCTGA